Genomic segment of Ammospiza nelsoni isolate bAmmNel1 chromosome 2, bAmmNel1.pri, whole genome shotgun sequence:
GGCACTCTCTCTCTTCAAATAAATTGTTAATGGGACAGTGAATACCtttatttccctgttttcctcccTGGTGCATAGCAGAATTTGTTGAAACAGTCATTTTGTCTCCCTAATCATGGTATACTTGTCACTTctatttaaatatgtaaatagtGTGATAACAAAgctaaaacaagcaaaaaaaccaaacaaaatgaCAAACAAACTAAATCCCCAAAAAAGTTGCATTCACAAATCTGACTCCTCTTTGTTTGAAGTTCCTACTAGCTGACAAAAAAATTGCTCCAGGGGTTGTTACAGCTGTTCCTTATTTCTGAACTTCACTGTAATGGAGGTTGTTCTTCTCTCCACCAGACAGGAGTGTCCTGGAGATGAAACCCTGTGCCACCTACGAGCAGTTAGTGGATGGTGTCGGGCCGTGGGACTTCACTGGAGGTTTTGTTCCCTGTGAGCTGCTCCTTGTTGGAGAGGACgccttccctgtgctcctgagcGCCAAGAAGCAGGTCCTGATTGCGGTCTCACAGTATGGCAAGGGCCGGATGGTGGTTGTTTCCCATGAAGGAATCCTGAAGAGCCCCAAGTTCTCCCAGTTTCTCAGGAATGCCATGGGGTGGCTCAAGCCTTGCCCGGAGGCTGTGGTTGGGGTTCATCCTCAGCTGGattccctgtcccaggtgctgctcGAGGCTGGCACCCGAGTGCAGGTGGAGGCAAAGCCCGGCCCGTCCATGGGGGTGTTCTGTATGGATGCCTATGACAGCTCCCAGGCCAGAGGCATCGTGGACTTTGTCAAAGGGGGTGGAGGGCTGCTTGTTGGAGGCCAAGCCTGGTACTGGGCAAGTCAACACggcaaggagaaggtgctgttCGAATTCCCTGGGAACCAGGTGACCAGCGTGGCTGGCGTGTACTTCACAGGAAACACCGTGGAAAAAGGCGTCTTCAAAGTGGCCAAGAAGATTCCCAAGATCCCATTAGTTGTCCCGTGAGTATCTGAGTTGCCCTCTCTTTAAAGCAGCAGTTAGGTTATGTGGGTGAGTTTGTAGAAGATTTGGGAGGTGAGAGGTGAGGGTGATGGTAAATGCTGGTTCTTTAATAACCAGCATGGAATTGTTGCCTTCCGATTTAAAGAGGACCATTCTTTGCAATTGGAAAGAATGCTGTCTTCAACTGCttccagggcagcaggaccaggccCAGAGAATCCATGCTCAGAGAAGGAAATGAGAGGAGGCATCTTTTAGAACAGCCTGCTTGATCAAGTGTACCTGAgtaaaatgcagcaaaacagggacaggagaaggaactcctctccctctccccacacATCCCTACATTCAGGGCAACTTTCCCACAGCTGTAAACCATGGTGGAGATgaagcagcaggacagctctCTGGGCCAGGCTCTGGCTGACATCTGCCAAACCTGTTTAGCCTGTTCCTTGCAGGAATTTGCTTCTGCAGGTAAGCCcctggagctggccagagctgAGGCTGGGTGCCGCCTCCCTTCTCAGCTTCTGAAACAGGCTGTGGGCAAGAAATCTCAGTTTGGCTCTTTGGGTTCTGGATTATCAGGTGTAAAACTCAGGGCTCATATTGCACAACTGACCAGGCATTGGAGACCTGGATGTTGCCCTGCTCTCTTCCTCCCCTTGccagtggctgtgccaggctctttCTCGTGCCGCTTTCTGCTAAGTTACATAAGGCACAGCAGGTTCTCCAGGGAGcatttgtgctgctgcactTCCTCTGTGTGGCAGCTTCATTTCACTGTAGTGACAGCCACAGCAATTACAGTAAAACTCCCTGCAAGTCTTTCCttcacagccttttccttgTGGATGTAGAATGCTAAATGTCTAATATTTTCAAACAATTAATGGGATCTGATactttctgttgttttctggTAAAGGTAGTAGAGAGCTCTGCTGTTTAATTCCGTGAAATGCTTAGGGCGCAGCTAACAAATCAGGtttcttaattaaaatttgCTGCTTGCTTCATGTTACCACCTGCACTGCAAAAGCACATTCCCACTGCTTCATGCACAAGGCATGGAAGAGGGAAAGGGGTGGagatttcaggagaaaaattacATCACAATTAACAAGACTTCAAATGGTAACTAAGGGTGAATTACACCTTGTTGAGgttgtttttgtgggggttttgtttgaaTCTAGAGCCACAGAGAAATTTTGATCTCCAATTTCTGTGTAACGCAACAGCTCTGTACATCTGGGTCTTGCCAGATTTGTGTGCAGAGAATCAGGCTTCAGTCTGAGACAAGAGCTGTGCCATATGTCTGGACACATGCTCTGTGTGACAAAGGGTCTCAGTAAAGTAATAACCAAAGAAGAGCTGCAGATTTAATTCCTGTCCTACGGGCATGAGGAAGGGCAGCATCATTTATTCTCACTGAGTTGGCAGCAATGGCCATGTAGCAACAGATCCTTCACAGGTGTTGGGGGAAAACTGTTTGGCAGAACCAGGGGAAAGTGTACACAAAGCAAATGAGAGTAATTCAGCGTGTCTTTCTCACAGTGACACATAGGAGTTATATGAAAATAGCAGAGATAAGAGAGCCTTGCACAGCCTAATCTCTTTTTATTGTGGACACTGACAATGGGAGGTGTAATGTGAGGTGTATGTGTTAAGGCTCTAATTCAATTTCCAGTCATTCATGATTTGTCTAGCTGTGTGTCTGCCTGTCTGTGTAGCCCATCTGTCCCAGCACCCCTTTCTTCAGTTCTCAGCAGTGGCAGAGCTTGGGAAAAGTACAGAAATTTTTTGGGCTCGCCTAGTTCAATTAAGCCTAGGGTGGGGCAAATAGAGGAAGTTTCTCTTAGAGGAGATATGCTGATTCCCACATTATGTGCAGTTTAAATGTGCAGTTTAAAAAACTATGAGGGGTCTGATTTTTTAATCTAAATGTATTTAGATTTTCAAGTGCCTCTTCAAAGACAGAGGTCTAGAAGCTTCCTTTTGACCtatttattccaatttttaaaTGATGGCTGAGATTCCTACAGATTTGCTTGGCTGTAACAACTGAGGCTTTAAAAGGCGAAAAATGAGGCattgatggattttttttttttaacggAAGAACTGACAGATTGTTGTCCTGGGatgaaggagaaaggagaggcaAGGATGGCCACTGAGAATAGCTCAGTTGGTTAGAACATGGTGCTACTAATAGTGTCAAGGAGGGGGGTTTGATCCCTATATGGACCACtcacttaagagttggactcaatgatctttcCAACTCAAAATATTCTCTGTGTCCTGGTTCAGGACAAATATGGGAGAGAACCCCCAGAGGGGCTCCTCTAGGACAGCAGATTCAATTGGTCCCTCTCTCCAACCGGTTTGGGAGGAAATACggccttggagaaaagtggaaaaaaacctgttcaTTAAACAATAAAGCCTAAACAAtgttaaacaataaaaccccttgctgctccaaaagagatgacaaactgagaaagtcccCTCCCCGGGTtgtagctcagctcactcagtctctgatcagtccctcaggCGCTGGAAATGCCGCagcccaggcccggcccggtaggccccaggtgtgagctgccagtgctctgctggtGTTCAGGCCAGAGCAGCTTTGAACAGGcccagagaaagggaaaaaaaccccacagtccagggaacttgtttgcctcagctagctaaaactaactaaaacaaaggagagctctgtcccgctgtctgtccatccacagacaacacagcccaggagcaggaatgtggaggagtgagtgcagtgtgtgaaaacaaactgctgcttcttctctgcccccttcactctctgcaaCACGTCCTAAAGGTGCAgaacttattattcagcatgaACAGATCAAGACtactggggataaaagcatcatatagtcaacctaGACCACTGTGAAATCAAGAAGAGAACTCCTTAATTTTCAGCTATGGCTCCAGTCATTTGTGCCAAGGGTTCTGGGCTGGGGGCTAACCTGGACCTCTCTTGGTTCTGCAGGCACCAGGCCAACCTGAGCCGTGACGCTGAGTTTCTCCTGCGCGGTGTGCCAGAGCTGGATTTGGTGACGGGGGGCATCCCCTCCACCTTGCTGGTGCACGGAGCCCTGTCCTTCCCGCTGTGCCTGGACAGCTCCCAGCGCTGCCTCTTGGCTGCCGCACGCTATGGCCGCGGCCGCGTGGTGGTGGCCACCCATGAGGGCCAACTGTTCTCCCCAAAGCTGGCCAGATTCCTGCTCAATGCTGTCTCCTGGCTGGATGCCGGCAGGAAGGGGCTGGTGGGGGTGAATcccagcctggagaagctgtgtAGCCTGCTGTCTCAGGCAGAGGTGAAGTCGCAGGTGTCACAGCTGGCAGGTGACATCAGTGTGTACTGCTGCACTTCTTACGGTGACAAAGAAGCCGAGAGAATCCACGCTTTTGTGGCAGAGGGAGGTGGCCTGCTGATGGGGGGCCAGGCCTGGTACTGGGCTTCCCAGAACTCTGGCAAAGCTGCTGTGGCAAAATATCCTGGCAACAGGATCCTGAACCGCTTTGGGCTGAGCATCCTGGGGCAGTGCGGCCAGGCAGCCAAGtacccagccctggggccgGGGGAGCACTACCACTTCCGCAGGGCGCTCCTGCTCTTCAGCACGCAGCTGCAGGGACATCAGGAGCTCACGGAGCCCCTGAAGGGCTGGCTGCGCCTCCTGGCAAAGGACTGTGCTGCCTtcctgcacatcccagcccGCGACTGCCCGGCGTACGCCTCGCTGCACCGCATCCTGACCAAAGTGCTCAAGAGGACTGGGATCCCGCAGGTCGGCAGGCACTGCCCCGTCAAGAGCAACTCCAAAGAGGCAGTGCTTCTGTGCATGGCGACTGAGCTGTCCCTCACCATGACAGACAGCGCTACTCTGGTGCAGAAATCTGCTGCTGGGGTCTGTGCCTGCCCTGTCACTGTGGAAATTGATGGCACAAACCCAGGTGAGGAGTTACGTCTCTTCCTCTCAAGGCATCCTGTTGCTGGGATCACTGGGGTGGCTGCCCTCAGTGTGCCTGTGTCTGTGTATGCCTGAACATGGGCACAGATGTGCAATTTCACCTTGGCCTTCAGAGGAGACTGAGCTCAGTGCAGTGGCAGACAGGCTCCTTTTGTGACCAGCCCTGATTTTAGCACCTGAAGCAACCCATGGCAGTCCTGCTTCCTCCCTGTTGGTGCACAGGCACTGACAGGAGAACTCCCAACAAGTGGTACTGCAGGGCACTTGCATGGCACAATGGTTTTGGCAAGAAAGCTCTGAGAAGCCCTGGACTCCACACTGCAGGTTGCTGTTCCCATAGTTGTGCTGATATAGCCATCCTACACAGAGGTGGGAGTTAGAAACAAAAAGTTTATTTGTTATCTAGGTAATTTCAGCCTGAGTTATAGCACAGTCCCACAGCTTGGTGTATCAGCACAATGGAGAAAAGATCTGGTTTTGGGTGTGAAACAGGCTGGAAATATGGTACGAACTTCTTGGGCTGACACCACATTGAAGCCAAAGTATTGAGTAAATACACCATAAATGACTTGTCTAAGCTTAGGCCTTGTATCTGTACCAGATTGCTGAGATTCCTGCTTACAACTGATATGTTGAAACTCTGGGTTAAATTCCACTAGTAACTTTTGTCCCCTAGACAgagttttttaaattagaatatGATTTAGAGGAGTTGTTTCCAAATTATTACAATGAGATAAAAGAGGCTGTTCTGGAATGGCAATGTCTGAGTGCAGTGGCTGTGCAGAGAGAAAAGTTGAAAAATAACTTCTCACTGGTTTTAATAATGAGTCAGGACAGAAGCTGAAAATACTCAGAATTTGTGTCATttcacataaatgaaaaagaaagaaaagctagGAAACCCTGAGCACCATTTCAAAACTGCCTTTGGTACAAATTCAGCAAAACCGAGATAAACTGGTAACATACTGTGATATAGtctaatttgcatttttcattgGGTTAGGTTTTGCTTGACAAAACTGGTTCTGCTTTCATGGTTGATGGGAAAGGTTGTAAGTTGGGTGCTTAATGACAGTTCAGCTCTTTTTAGGACTTCTGGTGTTTGGATTGAAATATACCTAAGTAAACTTTATGTCAGAACTAGGGAGTGGAATCTGCCTGATCAGTAGAGTAGAGATGGATCAGTTTTGCACTGTAAATTCTGTAAATTGCAAGTGTTTAAAGAGATTTATGCTGAGGAGACTTGCATTTCCATGGGAAGGCTGTCTAGAAACATGCTGAATTGTAGTGGTACCCTTCTTAGAGGTACACCTAGCACAGAATGATCTCTTGAGGCTTTCTCATCACTTCAGTCAGCTAGAAATGACAATTCCTGTGGCTCCAGTTTGTGCTGGACCAGTCACTAAGGAAAAATGCGATGCCACTGTCAGTCTGTTATTTGGGAAATGTTTTATGATCATTACAACTTCAATTGTGTAATCCCACCATAGCTGGCACCTCTTATGAGGTCTTGAGGATAAGAGGGTCTGGGTGTAGGAAGTGTTGGGGTTTTGGCttactttctcttttgttttttttccttctcatttttatAAGATACTACTGAGCACATTTAAACTTGGCATTTCCAGAAGTGTAAATCCGGATGGGCTTGCTTGCTAATGGTGTGATGATTTTGTtcatttctttgaaaatgtatttctgacGAGATGGGTAAATGCGAGATGGTTCTGTGAGAGTAGagcaagggaaaaggaaaggatggAAGATTATTCTCCTGTTGCAACTTGAAATCTCCAGGATCTGTAATGGTCCAGACAAAGAAGTGCTTGACTGTTCAGGACTGTGTTCTGTTATCTTTTAGGAAAGacagcctggaggagcacaGGACTCTACCTCCCCGAAGGGCACACAGCAGTGATAACGTGCCCTTGCCTGGTGGTCGGTGCGGGCCTGAAGGTGAACTCTCTCTGCTTGGCGTTGGTTTTCACCTGTGTAATTGTCGGGTTAGAACTCAAAAGTAGCAAGGGGAGGGGTTTTCTCCTTAATGGCATTTTCTAACCTTTCCCGCCCTTTCCTACTGCTGCCACCCTGTGGCACTTAAAATGCTTTGTCATAATTTCTTCACCTTgtgtcctttctcttttcttttgctttcctccCTCTCTGTGTGCTGGCGGGATAATTGAGTGTGGCTGCTGCTTGAGGGCTGTTGGTTTTTGTTCTGTTATGGTGCAAAAAAACCTGATCAAGATTATTTCCAGGTCCAGGATAAGTACTTGGGCCCTTCTATGAACCAAACTTTATTCCATCTCTCCAGATCTCTCATAAATTCCTTTGacagtgctgtcactgctgctcatGTAGATGTATCCAGATGAGACAGGCACTCTTACTTGGGATCCTGTTCTCTGCAAAATACAACAGAAGCAAATGCTTACCTTCTTGGATATTTTTTGCAGTGACCTCCCTGAagcagctgaaatgcaaagttAACTCAGGTGCTTCTGTCTGATCCTGCAGCCACGTGCTGTCTATTTTATTATGAGAGCTTTAAGGAGGAGGCGCAGTAAAAGAAGCCAGTCATGACCACATCTCTCCAAATGATGTTATAGGAAGTGCCTCTGACGCTGGGGAAGGGTGGAGGAATCATTAATGCAAGTGCAGTGCAGTGGAAGAAGTCACTACAGCACTCTGACCTGCTGGTGAAGGATGCAGTTGGGCCAGGAATACTGGGAGAAGAGCTGTAAGACTGAGCTAGGGACTAGGCTGGAGTCAGAAGGCTGCTTCTGTGTGcgtgctctgcagggacagtgctCCGTGGGTGCTGAGGTCAGTCTGCCAGCTCACACTGGCACACCTCTGACCAGCTGTTCCTACTCTTCTTCTTGCCAGGTGCAGGTTGGGTGTCACACGGATGACCTCtctggagccaaggagctgaaacgGGCCCCAGTGGTAATCCGCACCTGTGATGTTTCCTGCCAGAAACAATCCGTTTCCTGCCTCTGGGGTGGCCTCATTTACATCATAGTACCAGCAAAGAGTGCATTGGGGAGCGTGCCCATCACGGTGGAAGGGGCAGTCAGAGCTCCTTTCTTCAAGCTGGGTAGGCTTGTTTACCTTGGTTTACCTTTTTGCCTGAGGGCTGCTCGTTGTCCCAGTGACTGAAAGGAGAAGTGGTCCTGTGTTTAGGAAGGTCTTAGAAATGCTTGGATTTAGGAAAACccagatttattttccttactGTGTTGTCCTCTGGGATTCCCATTTTTCTACTAATTTTTGAGAATGGTGGAAGGGAGGTCCCTTCCACCTTCCCTGATAGGAATCACCAACCTGTcagcctcagctctgtgcctggAAAGTTCAGGGAACAAACCCTCCTAGATGCTATGCTAAGGCACATGGAGGACAGGGAACTGATTTGgaacagccagcacagcttcaccaaGGGCAAGTCCAAGAGAGATGGGGACAGACCCTTTAGCAGGACCTGTTGCAGTAGGCCATGGTGCAATGGTTTTTAACTAAAAGAAGCTCGATTCAGATTAtgtataaggaagaaattttttactatGAGGATGGTGGAATACTGAAACTACTTGCTCGAAGAAGTGATGATAGATGCTTTCCTTGAAACATTCAATGTCAAATTGGGcaaggctctgagcaacctgatctagttgaagatgtcccccCTGGTCAAACAAGAGGGTTGAAacagatgacctttaaggtcccttccatccaaACTATTCTACAATTTATGAATCTCTGCTTCTGGGTTAGTCACTCTGAGCCTGCTAAGTGGCTGGGAGTAGGTGAAAGAGCTTTCACAAAATGGACAGGGTTTGTCCACACCCACATTTCTTGGAGCTGGAGTTGTTATTTCTGATGGAAACCGTtgtgctggggagaggca
This window contains:
- the TCAF2 gene encoding TRPM8 channel-associated factor 2, which translates into the protein MKPCATYEQLVDGVGPWDFTGGFVPCELLLVGEDAFPVLLSAKKQVLIAVSQYGKGRMVVVSHEGILKSPKFSQFLRNAMGWLKPCPEAVVGVHPQLDSLSQVLLEAGTRVQVEAKPGPSMGVFCMDAYDSSQARGIVDFVKGGGGLLVGGQAWYWASQHGKEKVLFEFPGNQVTSVAGVYFTGNTVEKGVFKVAKKIPKIPLVVPHQANLSRDAEFLLRGVPELDLVTGGIPSTLLVHGALSFPLCLDSSQRCLLAAARYGRGRVVVATHEGQLFSPKLARFLLNAVSWLDAGRKGLVGVNPSLEKLCSLLSQAEVKSQVSQLAGDISVYCCTSYGDKEAERIHAFVAEGGGLLMGGQAWYWASQNSGKAAVAKYPGNRILNRFGLSILGQCGQAAKYPALGPGEHYHFRRALLLFSTQLQGHQELTEPLKGWLRLLAKDCAAFLHIPARDCPAYASLHRILTKVLKRTGIPQVGRHCPVKSNSKEAVLLCMATELSLTMTDSATLVQKSAAGVCACPVTVEIDGTNPGKTAWRSTGLYLPEGHTAVITCPCLVVGAGLKVQVGCHTDDLSGAKELKRAPVVIRTCDVSCQKQSVSCLWGGLIYIIVPAKSALGSVPITVEGAVRAPFFKLGETCERQWEACIRHYPAPWAELAVENLILTVPSDSIRHMESPRPLLTLWDKIMVAISTLAAVPAKFPRPERIVTDVQISCGWMHAGYPIMGHLDSVKEMLDVENMQTTGLWGPIHELGHNQQQQAWEFPPHTTEATCNLWSVYVHEEVLGIPRHEAHQALRPQCRKERIKDYLKKGAQLKDWNVWTALETYLQLQEGFGWDPFTHLFSDYQKISKIPKDNTSKMNLWAQKFSQQVNKNLAPFFTAWGWPIKKELSVELSSLPSWEQDPMRSYRP